The Streptomyces europaeiscabiei genome window below encodes:
- a CDS encoding coiled-coil domain-containing protein: MSGRLLRLVGTATVTALTTGALLTAAPTPVMAVPEPPAADTPADPAPAPTPAPGDRSVADLLADLQRLHRETEKATEAYTATGKELTKQRAVVASLDRWLARARLSLHDSRGAAGRLARQQYQNSSTALSPYVRLLMTRDPHRALEQGHVIGQVARKRAETIERMISSEQAADTLARRARAALDRQLTLTERRKREHDTARDHLDEIEKLLASLTPEQLAGIRESDGNTGADPSKPLGATGSQGRGELRGQPHTTRTPDP; this comes from the coding sequence GTGTCAGGAAGGCTTCTGCGCCTGGTCGGTACGGCGACGGTGACGGCGCTCACGACCGGCGCCCTCCTCACCGCGGCCCCCACCCCGGTCATGGCCGTACCGGAACCCCCCGCCGCCGACACCCCCGCGGACCCGGCGCCGGCACCGACACCGGCCCCCGGCGACCGCTCGGTCGCCGACCTCCTCGCCGACCTCCAGCGGCTCCACCGCGAGACCGAGAAGGCCACCGAGGCGTACACCGCGACCGGCAAGGAGCTGACCAAGCAGCGGGCCGTGGTGGCGAGCCTCGACCGGTGGCTCGCGAGGGCCCGCCTCTCCCTGCACGACAGCCGGGGCGCGGCCGGCCGACTGGCCCGGCAGCAGTACCAGAACAGCAGCACCGCGCTCTCCCCGTACGTACGGCTGCTGATGACCCGCGACCCGCACCGGGCGCTGGAGCAGGGCCATGTGATCGGTCAGGTGGCCCGGAAGCGGGCCGAAACGATCGAACGGATGATCAGCAGCGAACAGGCCGCCGACACCCTCGCCCGCAGGGCCCGAGCCGCCCTGGACCGCCAACTCACCCTCACGGAACGGCGCAAGAGGGAACACGACACCGCACGCGACCACCTCGACGAGATCGAGAAACTCCTCGCCTCCCTCACCCCGGAACAGCTGGCAGGCATCAGGGAGTCGGACGGGAACACCGGGGCCGACCCGTCGAAGCCGCTCGGGGCCACAGGCTCTCAGGGGCGCGGGGAACTGCGCGGGCAACCACACACGACGCGCACCCCGGACCCGTGA